Proteins encoded within one genomic window of Anopheles gambiae chromosome 3, idAnoGambNW_F1_1, whole genome shotgun sequence:
- the LOC1280550 gene encoding allatotropins → MEIMKISIYKLLLFVILSTVMLCCHTSEAGPARQLASLAARASKIPRSIRAPFRNSEMMTARGFGKRRAPIGVSFGSGRPAHHSLAAGDAESAPWAEEKHDISKLMEDLASVDQNDPQQQLIGGDQENSFPLEWFANEMSTNPTLAKSILQRFVDTNRDGLLETGELMPGAGANGNELGSELF, encoded by the exons ATGGAG ATCATGAAAATATCCATCtacaagctgctgctgttcgtcaTCCTCTCAACGGTGATGCTATGCTGTCACACGTCCGAAGCTGGACCGGCCCGCCAGCTGGCCAGCCTGGCCGCGAGAGCCTCCAAGATCCCGCGCTCGATACGGGCGCCCTTCCGCAACTCGGAAATGATGACGGCACGAGGCTTCGGCAAGCGCCGGGCTCCGATTGGCGTCAGTTTCGGCAGTGGCCGGCCAGCACACCACAGCCTGGCAGCGGGCGACGCTGAGTCAGCACCATGGGCCGAGGAAAAGCACGACATCAGCAAGCTGATGGAGGATCTGGCGAGCGTCGATCAGAACGATCCCCAGCAGCAACTGATCGGAGGAGATCAGGAGAACAG CTTCCCGCTGGAGTGGTTTGCGAACGAAATGTCCACCAATCCGACACTGGCCAAATCGATTCTGCAACGTTTCGTCGACACCAATCGCGACGGGCTGCTGGAAACGGGCGAGCTGATGCCGGGCGCGGGAGCGAACGGTAACGAGCTTGGGTCTGAGCTGTTCTAA
- the LOC133393185 gene encoding uncharacterized protein LOC133393185 codes for MKAIIALCLIACVSAQYDYNSYYQVGIPQDYNQQYNQQYNQQYNPQYNNGQYNNNQAPTKAIPDSRCPRTDDPMRPVHLPYAGHCDKFLKCTGGLGFVMDCPAGLEFSARMNRCDYPAVAQCRVNRAITTYPRRYDVIDSGVKSVESILPPTMLRWYQLVEANVSIRQITFKVLYKSIGPAKEKVSFGSKSFPKLSQAHPFNQSTATMQAFIVLAVIVAGVAAAPQYPEMSYNAYNMPQEPRFEAYNMQPQYDTQYQYQPQYQAQPQSEQLTADGYKIVPGIVDARCPRADDPMKPVHLPVNGNCGKFMKCFGGRAYEMDCPAGLEFGSKVNRCDYPALAQCSRF; via the exons ATGAAAG CCATCATTGCACTGTGCCTCATTGCTTGTGTGTCGGCCCAGTACGACTACAACAGCTACTACCAGGTGGGCATCCCGCAAGACTACAACCAGCAGTACAACCAGCAGTACAACCAGCAGTACAACCCGCAGTACAACAATGGCcagtacaacaacaaccaagCCCCGACCAAGGCCATCCCGGATTCGCGCTGCCCCCGTACGGACGATCCGATGCGCCCGGTCCATCTGCCGTACGCCGGCCACTGCGACAAGTTCCTGAAGTGTACCGGCGGTCTGGGCTTCGTCATGGACTGCCCGGCCGGTCTGGAGTTCAGCGCACGCATGAACCGTTGCGACTATCCGGCTGTGGCTCAGTGCCGTGTC AACCGCGCGATAACAACGTACCCGAGAAGATACGATGTCATCGATAGCGGCGTAAAAAGCGTAGAGTCGATCCTCCCCCCCACGATGCTGCGGTGGTACCAATTAGTGGAAGCAAACGTATCAATTAGGCAAATTACTTTCAAAGTTTTGTATAAAAGCATCGGGCCGGCCAAGGAGAAGGTATCATTTGGTAGCAAGTCATTTCCAAAGCTGTCCCAAGCGCATCCCTTCAACcaatcaacagcaacaatgcAGG CTTTCATCGTTCTCGCTGTCATCGTGGCTGGCGTCGCGGCCGCCCCCCAGTACCCGGAAATGTCGTACAACGCGTACAACATGCCGCAGGAGCCCCGCTTCGAGGCGTACAACATGCAGCCACAGTACGACACCCAGTACCAGTACCAGCCCCAGTACCAGGCCCAGCCCCAGAGCGAGCAGCTGACCGCCGACGGTTACAAGATCGTGCCCGGCATCGTTGATGCCCGCTGCCCCCGTGCCGACGACCCGATGAAGCCGGTCCATCTGCCAGTGAACGGAAACTGTGGCAAGTTCATGAAGTGCTTCGGTGGCCGCGCCTACGAGATGGACTGCCCGGCCGGGCTCGAGTTCGGCTCGAAGGTGAACCGTTGCGACTATCCCGCCCTGGCCCAGTGCTCGCGCTTCTAA
- the LOC133392999 gene encoding uncharacterized protein LOC133392999, with protein MSVRLKIIALLLVGMLDCLAGQTVVCDGVANQAFPHESDCTQYYICSNGNKYLLSCFNGEHFSPVTLRCESPEVAQCDPNFTTLQPNPTGPTGPTVPTTPTLTSPTSLTVVPTLSTTTDWTGPSLPTVPEVTVTESTTEQETTTSTISIEPTITVPTVGTAAPPTVPTAAPTTATPPITTTEEATPTPETPDPEPPTPTPEPPTPTPETPDPETPDPETPTPTPETPDPETPDPETPTPTPETPDPETPTPTTESPTPTPETPDPETPTPTPETPDPETPDPETPTPTPETPDPETPTPTPESPTPTPETPDPETPTPTPEPPTPTPETPTPEPPTPDPETPDPETPTPAPETPTPQPPTPETPTPEPPTSDPETPDPETPTPAPETPAPEPPTPAPEPPTPETPTAAPITPEPETPSPESQDPNEQ; from the coding sequence ATGTCGGTACGTCTAAAGATTATCGCCTTGCTTCTGGTTGGCATGCTCGATTGCCTCGCCGGCCAAACGGTAGTTTGCGATGGTGTTGCGAACCAAGCTTTTCCTCACGAAAGCGACTGCACCCAGTACTACATCTGCTCGAATGGCAACAAGTATCTGCTGTCGTGCTTTAACGGAGAACACTTTTCACCAGTAACGTTGCGCTGCGAGTCACCGGAAGTGGCACAATGTGATCCTAACTTTACCACGTTGCAACCCAATCCAACCGGCCCAACCGGTCCAACAGTGCCAACCACACCGACCCTAACGTCACCCACCAGTTTGACGGTTGTGCCTACGCTAAGTACCACAACTGATTGGACAGGACCATCGCTACCCACCGTTCCGGAAGTTACTGTTACTGAGTCCACGACCGAGCAGGAAACGACAACCAGCACGATATCAATCGAGCCTACCATTACCGTTCCCACGGTTGGAACAGCCGCACCACCAACGGTACCAACTGCAGCGCCTACTACTGCCACTCCTCCCATCACCACGACGGAAGAGGCTACTCCTACTCCGGAAACACCTGATCCAGAACCACCTACTCCCACTCCGGAACCGCCTACTCCTACTCCGGAAACACCTGATCCGGAAACGCCTGATCCGGAAACACCTACTCCTACTCCGGAAACACCTGATCCGGAAACGCCTGATCCAGAGACGCCTACTCCTACTCCTGAAACTCCTGATCCGGAAACGCCTACTCCTACTACGGAATCACCTACTCCTACTCCAGAAACGCCTGATCCGGAAACACCTACTCCTACTCCGGAAACACCTGATCCGGAAACGCCTGATCCAGAGACGCCTACTCCTACTCCTGAAACTCCTGATCCGGAAACGCCTACTCCTACTCCGGAATCACCTACTCCTACTCCAGAAACGCCTGATCCGGAAACGCCTACTCCTACTCCGGAACCACCTACTCCTACTCCAGAAACACCTACTCCGGAACCACCTACTCCTGATCCAGAAACGCCTGATCCGGAAACGCCTACTCCTGCTCCGGAAACACCTACTCCGCAGCCACCTACTCCAGAAACACCTACTCCGGAACCACCTACTTCTGATCCAGAAACGCCTGATCCGGAAACGCCTACACCTGCTCCGGAAACACCTGCTCCGGAACCACCTACTCCCGCTCCGGAACCACCTACTCCAGAAACGCCAACTGCTGCTCCGATAACGCCTGAACCGGAAACGCCTTCTCCTGAATCGCAAGACCCTAATGAACAGTAG
- the LOC133393001 gene encoding peritrophin-1-like: protein MRGMFVTILVPLALATVLEAKVLATRDPRCPRVDDPERTVHLTHPTDCNRFLVCSSGMAYEMRCPDGLEYDVEQSSCDYDYLVRCSTEGRIPMKQANYGFEMPLEQLALNRPSWNDQQEEPRVDSPPQPVPQYKPAVSVVDARCPRTDDPMKPIHLPRTGNCGKFMKCFGGRAYEMDCPAGLEFDAKNGRCEYPALARCSRL, encoded by the exons ATGCGAG GTATGTTTGTAACAATTCTGGTCCCACTGGCGCTGGCCACCGTGCTGGAGGCGAAGGTTTTGGCCACCCGTGACCCACGCTGTCCCCGTGTGGACGATCCGGAACGTACGGTCCACCTGACACATCCAACCGATTGCAACCGTTTTCTGGTCTGCTCGTCCGGCATGGCTTACGAGATGCGCTGCCCGGACGGGTTAGAGTACGATGTGGAACAGAGCAGCTGTGATTACGATTATCTCGTGCGCTGCTCGACTGAGGGACGTATACCGATGAAGCAGGCCAACTATGGGTTCGAGATGCCGCTGGAGCAGCTCGCCTTAAACCGCCCATCGTGGAACGATCAGCAGGAGGAACCGCGCGTTGACTCGCCGCCTCAGCCAGTGCCACAGTACAAACCGGCCGTCAGTGTCGTTGATGCGCGCTGCCCCCGGACGGACGATCCGATGAAACCGATCCATCTGCCGCGCACCGGCAACTGTGGCAAGTTCATGAAGTGCTTCGGCGGCCGTGCTTACGAGATGGACTGTCCGGCTGGGTTGGAGTTCGATGCGAAGAATGGCCGTTGCGAGTACCCGGCATTGGCCCGGTGCAGCCGGCTGTGA
- the LOC133393000 gene encoding probable chitinase 10, whose product MNVFQPLLTIAVLLLVCGIALPAHADTFKYEDGIPDGRCPQYDNPMSPVHLAIPTDCTKFQKCFNGRAFTISCPPGQEYGVQLQRCDYPIFARCQQGYVKPQPAGFSYDAGQVDTRCPRFDDPMNPTHLAHPTDCRRFFKCFDGRAFELECPIGQEWGIRLNRCDYPSLARCSLGRQAEKPATESDKQKVVEKAEEPEQTDEESSVGFAKPVKAGFNYDSGVNDVRCPKFDDPYRPIHLSHPTDCRKFMKCFDGRAYTIDCPVGQEFGMRINRCDYPQFAQCSVQKKSRKSLGKAAASDDYYYDDDYYLDDIPLDSAEWTPEQREMIEGIKDGRCPKTDDPAEPVHFIHPRDCGKFYKCYDGRAYLILCPAGQHWSVRYDRCDYPKVAKCTIRGS is encoded by the exons ATGAACG TGTTTCAGCCATTGCTGACGAtcgcggtgctgctgctggtgtgtggCATTGCGCTGCCTGCCCATGCCGATACGTTCAAGTACGAAGATGGCATTCCGGATGGGCGCTGCCCGCAGTACGACAACCCAATGAGCCCGGTCCATCTCGCCATCCCGACCGATTGTACCAAGTTTCAGAAGTGCTTCAACGGGCGTGCCTTCACGATCAGCTGCCCGCCCGGCCAAGAGTACGGTGTGCAGCTGCAGCGCTGTGACTATCCCATCTTTGCCCGCTGCCAGCAGGGTTATGTGAAGCCACAGCCGGCCGGCTTTAGCTACGATGCGGGACAGGTCGATACACGGTGCCCGCGGTTCGATGATCCAATGAATCCGACTCACCTGGCGCACCCCACGGACTGTAGACGGTTCTTCAAGTGTTTCGATGGCCGCGCATTCGAGCTCGAGTGTCCAATTGGGCAGGAGTGGGGCATTCGGCTGAACCGTTGCGACTATCCGTCCCTTGCACGGTGCTCTCTGGGTCGGCAAGCGGAAAAGCCAGCCACTGAGAGCGACAAGCAGAAAGTTGTGGAGAAAGCCGAAGAACCAGAGCAGACCGACGAAGAGTCATCCGTCGGCTTTGCTAAGCCAGTGAAAGCTGGCTTCAACTACGATTCGGGCGTGAACGATGTGCGCTGTCCCAAGTTTGACGATCCCTACCGGCCGATCCATCTGTCCCATCCGACCGACTGTCGCAAGTTCATGAAATGTTTCGATGGGCGCGCCTACACGATCGACTGTCCGGTGGGGCAAGAGTTTGGAATGCGCATTAACCGCTGCGACTATCCCCAGTTTGCCCAGTGCTCGGTGCAGAAGAAAAGCCGTAAAAGCTTGGGCAAGGCGGCTGCCAGCGATGATTACTACTACGACGATGACTACTATCTGGACGACATTCCGCTCGATTCGGCCGAATGGACGCCGGAGCAGCGCGAGATGATTGAGGGCATTAAGGATGGACGCTGCCCGAAAACTGACGATCCGGCCGAACCAGTCCACTTCATCCATCCGCGGGATTGTGGCAAGTTCTACAAGTGCTACGATGGGCGCGCCTATCTGATCCTGTGCCCGGCCGGGCAGCACTGGAGCGTGCGGTACGATCGGTGCGACTACCCGAAGGTGGCCAAGTGTACGATTCGTGGTAGCTAg
- the LOC133392998 gene encoding adhesive plaque matrix protein-like — translation MRGVTMSVGTPVTVAVILGLCTILEATYLERPLWVADKGRPQSVSFAQEQARTGQAVQAANEQSWMIPEPYYPSRTATGSDGFESLPQRPQEQSNVEQKVREERPMVESFQPNWPYEHQEMYYGQGVAGEPQPSWLPEQEKHVELPKPSEPTVVDAWNQFQLKPEFEYPAFNGQQTWQMEPKPEAAQPQAGQEEHQSYQPKPEAQPEPYPPKVQEMPQTYGNPQAGYEPSYQGQQAYNSYPPRPELYRPVPSYGEPNYPTQYYGQQSFQYMPEPVYEMQVPVNRKPAVPSGKPQSEPTRVSKPQPEQGPKPDYYPYQPQEWYPYQMPTQERQASMQVEPDARAQSNLAVQPTYPREQQVPNRPAPVDRAPQPNRKPVQPARPVAPRPSRPIERQPEQPIVTVPSAPWEMQYKPLEPPKPKPPVQRPSYYEDADDDDSEVVVKYEKPITRMDARCPRDDDPAKPVHFPSATTCVKFQKCFNGIAYEMSCPPGLEFDAKNNRCDYPARARCSI, via the exons ATGCGAG GTGTCACTATGTCTGTAGGTACACCGGTCACCGTAGCGGTGATACTCGGTCTCTGTACCATCCTGGAAGCAACGTATCTGGAGCGCCCACTATGGGTGGCGGACAAGGGCAGACCCCAGTCGGTGTCCTTTGCCCAGGAGCAAGCGCGTACCGGTCAGGCGGTACAAGCGGCAAATGAACAGTCCTGGATGATTCCCGAACCCTACTATCCATCACGCACCGCAACGGGTTCGGATGGCTTTGAAAGTTTGCCTCAGCGGCCTCAGGAACAGTCGAATGTTGAGCAGAAGGTGCGCGAGGAACGTCCAATGGTTGAGAGTTTCCAGCCCAACTGGCCGTACGAACATCAGGAAATGTACTACGGACAAGGTGTGGCAGGTGAGCCCCAACCTTCGTGGTTACCCGAGCAAGAAAAGCACGTCGAACTGCCCAAACCGTCGGAACCAACAGTGGTGGATGCGTGGAACCAGTTCCAACTAAAGCCTGAGTTTGAATATCCTGCGTTTAATGGGCAGCAAACGTGGCAGATGGAACCGAAGCCGGAAGCCGCTCAGCCTCAAGCTGGACAGGAAGAGCATCAATCGTACCAGCCCAAACCAGAAGCACAGCCGGAACCGTACCCACCGAAGGTGCAAGAAATGCCACAAACTTATGGAAATCCACAAGCGGGATACGAGCCATCGTACCAGGGCCAGCAAGCTTACAACTCATATCCACCACGGCCAGAGCTGTACCGACCAGTGCCGTCCTACGGCGAACCTAACTATCCAACCCAATACTATGGCCAACAGTCTTTCCAATACATGCCCGAGCCGGTGTATGAGATGCAAGTACCGGTCAATAGAAAACCTGCCGTCCCGTCGGGTAAGCCTCAATCCGAACCTACCCGTGTGAGCAAACCACAGCCGGAACAGGGTCCCAAACCAGACTACTACCCGTACCAACCACAGGAATGGTATCCGTACCAAATGCCTACGCAAGAGCGGCAAGCCTCCATGCAAGTCGAGCCGGATGCACGTGCGCAATCCAATCTGGCCGTGCAGCCAACCTACCCGCGTGAACAGCAAGTGCCGAATCGTCCTGCCCCCGTGGACCGTGCTCCTCAGCCAAATCGCAAGCCCGTTCAACCGGCAAGGCCAGTTGCCCCGCGGCCAAGCCGTCCGATTGAGCGTCAACCGGAACAACCGATCGTAACCGTCCCGTCGGCACCGTGGGAAATGCAGTACAAACCGCTCgagccaccgaaaccgaaaccaccGGTGCAGCGGCCATCGTACTACGAGGATGCCGATGATGACGATAGTGAGGTGGTGGTAAAGTACGAGAAACCGATCACCCGCATGGATGCGCGCTGTCCGCGCGATGACGATCCGGCCAAGCCGGTTCACTTCCCGAGCGCGACCACTTGCGTCAAGTTCCAGAAGTGTTTCAACGGCATCGCGTACGAGATGAGCTGCCCGCCTGGGTTGGAGTTCGACGCGAAGAACAACCGGTGCGACTATCCGGCACGTGCCAGATGCTCGATTTAG